From a single Ciconia boyciana chromosome 4, ASM3463844v1, whole genome shotgun sequence genomic region:
- the LINGO2 gene encoding leucine-rich repeat and immunoglobulin-like domain-containing nogo receptor-interacting protein 2, giving the protein MRHTAVSCWQPFLGLAVLLVFMGPTIGCPARCECSAQNKSVSCHRRRLMSIPEGIPIETKILDLSKNRLKSVNPEEFTSYPLLEEIDLSDNIVANVEPGAFNNLFNLRSLRLKGNRLKLVPLGVFTGLSNLTKLDISENKIVILLDYMFQDLHNLKSLEVGDNDLVYISHRAFSGLLSLEQLTLERCNLTAVPTEALSHLHNLISLHLKQLNINALPAYAFKRLFRLKDLEIDAWPLLDMLPANSLYGLNLTSLSITNTNLSAVPYSAFKHLVYLTHLNLSYNPISTIEAGMLSDLVRLQELHMVGAQLRTIEPHAFQGLRFLRVLNVSQNLLETLEENVFHSPKSLEVLCINNNPLACDCRLLWILQRQPTLQFGGQPPMCAGPDSVKERSFKDFHSTALSFYFTCKKPKIQDKKLQYLVVEEGQTVQLMCNADGDPQPTISWVTPRRRLITTKSNGRATVLGDGTLEIRFAQDQDTGIYVCIASNAAGNDTYSASLTVKGFTSDRFLYANRTPMYMTDSNDTSSNGTNVNTFSLDLKTILVSTAMGCFTFLGVVLFCFLLLFVWSRGKGKHKTSIDLEYVPRKNNGAVVEGEVAGPRRFNMKMI; this is encoded by the coding sequence ATGCGTCACACAGCTGTATCATGCTGGCAGCCATTCCTGGGTCTGGCTGTGCTGCTAGTCTTCATGGGCCCCACCATAGGCTGCCCAGCCCGCTGTGAATGCTCAGCACAGAACAAGTCTGTCAGCTGTCACCGAAGGCGTCTGATGTCCATCCCAGAGGGCATTCCCATTGAGACCAAAATCTTGGACCTCAGCAAGAACCGACTGAAGAGCGTCAACCCTGAGGAATTCACATCGTACCCTTTGCTGGAGGAGATCGACCTCAGTGACAATATAGTCGCCAATGTGGAGCCTGGAGCCTTTAACAATCTCTTCAACTTGCGCTCCCTGAGGCTGAAAGGAAACCGTCTGAAACTGGTCCCCCTTGGGGTGTTCACTGGGTTGTCAAATTTAACAAAGCTTGATATAAGTGAAAACAAGATTGTCATTTTGCTGGACTACATGTTCCAAGATCTGCATAACCTAAAATCCCTGGAGGTTGGGGACAATGATTTGGTTTATATATCACACAGGGCCTTTAGTGGACTGCTTAGCCTGGAGCAGCTCACCCTGGAGAGATGCAACCTCACAGCTGTACCAACAGAAGCTCTTTCTCACCTCCACAACCTCATCAGTCTGCATCTGAAACAGCTCAACATTAACGCTTTGCCTGCGTATGCCTTTAAAAGACTGTTTCGCCTGAAAGACCTAGAGATAGATGCCTGGCCCCTCCTGGACATGCTGCCTGCCAACAGTCTTTATGGTCTCAACCTTACTTCTCTCTCCATCACCAACACCAACCTGTCTGCAGTACCTTACTCTGCTTTTAAACATCTGGTTTACCTGACACATCTAAACCTCTCTTACAACCCTATCAGCACCATTGAAGCAGGCATGCTTTCAGACTTAGTGCGCCTGCAGGAACTCCACATGGTGGGGGCCCAGCTACGTACCATTGAACCACACGCTTTCCAAGGGCTCCGATTCTTACGTGTGCTCAATGTGTCCCAAAACCTGCTAGAAACCCTAGAAGAGAATGTATTCCATTCCCCCAAAAGCCTTGAGGTCCTCTGCATTAACAACAATCCTCTGGCGTGTGACTGCCGTCTCCTTTGGATTTTGCAGAGGCAACCCACTTTGCAGTTTGGAGGCCAGCCACCGATGTGTGCTGGCCCAGACAGTGTCAAAGAGAGGTCATTCAAAGACTTTCACAGCACAGctctttccttttacttcacCTGTAAGAAGCCCAAGATACAAGACAAGAAGTTGCAATACCTGGTGGTGGAGGAAGGGCAGACGGTGCAGTTGATGTGCAATGCTGACGGGGATCCGCAGCCTACCATATCCTGGGTTACCCCACGTCGGAGGCTGATCACAACTAAATCAAACGGAAGAGCCACTGTACTGGGAGATGGTACCCTGGAGATCCGATTTGCTCAAGACCAGGACACTGGGATCTATGTTTGTATTGCAAGTAATGCAGCTGGGAACGACACTTATTCGGCCTCCCTTACAGTAAAGGGGTTTACTTCGGACCGTTTCCTTTACGCCAACAGGACCCCTATGTATATGACAGACTCCAACGACACAAGTTCCAATGGAACTAATGTGAACACCTTCTCTCTGGACCTTAAGACAATATTGGTGTCCACAGCTATGGGCTGTTTCACATTCCTTggagtggttttattttgtttcctccttctttttgtGTGGAGCCGAGGGAAAGgcaaacacaaaaccagcattGACCTTGAATATGTCCCTCGCAAAAACAATGGTGCTGTGGTTGAAGGGGAGGTTGCTGGACCACGAAGGTTCAATATGAAAATGATTTGA